In one window of Desulfonatronospira thiodismutans ASO3-1 DNA:
- a CDS encoding YgiT-type zinc finger protein, with protein sequence MKCFECGGEVLKTLGAVKMACPDGGFIIFKDIPMNQCRQCGEQYIPGKWAEKIGFMMRNRESLTPSEIIQVPVVTPASDACA encoded by the coding sequence ATGAAATGTTTTGAGTGCGGTGGAGAAGTCCTGAAGACCCTGGGTGCTGTTAAAATGGCCTGCCCCGATGGCGGCTTTATAATCTTTAAAGACATTCCCATGAATCAATGCCGTCAATGTGGAGAACAGTACATTCCCGGCAAGTGGGCAGAAAAAATCGGTTTCATGATGCGCAACAGGGAAAGCCTGACTCCCTCAGAAATTATCCAGGTGCCTGTTGTCACCCCGGCAAGTGATGCCTGTGCCTGA
- a CDS encoding type II secretion system protein, translating to MNKKSRGFTLLEVIAVLVVGGIVAALLVPFMSSAVVDSHKPLDNLRSSSGVSSEMVKVIANFKPNWNPVPPPCDGLEGKIEDFVEDKEENEEEWNAEFADDSPRICGFDDNFLECDSDPLPTDRVLEVTLQDKDNPGFRFTYYFPCN from the coding sequence ATGAACAAAAAAAGCAGAGGGTTTACCCTCCTGGAAGTGATAGCCGTCCTGGTGGTGGGCGGGATTGTAGCAGCGCTTCTAGTCCCTTTTATGAGCTCGGCGGTGGTTGACAGCCATAAGCCACTGGACAATTTGAGAAGCTCCAGCGGAGTCAGCTCGGAGATGGTCAAGGTTATTGCCAATTTCAAACCGAACTGGAATCCGGTGCCGCCTCCATGTGATGGCCTTGAAGGAAAGATCGAGGATTTTGTTGAAGACAAGGAAGAAAATGAAGAAGAGTGGAATGCGGAATTTGCAGATGATTCACCGCGCATATGTGGTTTTGACGATAATTTTCTTGAATGTGACTCTGACCCACTACCTACTGATAGAGTGCTAGAAGTAACCTTACAAGATAAAGACAACCCCGGCTT
- a CDS encoding type II secretion system F family protein produces MPPFKYKAINDQGATVSGTIDAADPGEAQEKLVRQGLIPQQVSTSREVFGDLSGRINLFLARVRLTDLVIFTKQFRTLMKAGLPMGSLLDVLEEQTENLKLKRTAARMKKDIQEGGTLAEAFEKEPQIFSQLYCNMIRAGESSGRMVDVLDRLIYLMQHEHKVKSDIKSALRYPVIVVIALFAAFLFLLTFVIPQFVGIFEGAGIELPLPTRISLALYQWIVVYWPVSVGTVISLAAGLYIFLRTEKGQYVKDLVLLRIPVLGPVLLKAAMSRFASIFSILQASGVSVLNAMDVLTGTIGNKVISGEFQRIQAELRQGRGISGPLGQSRFFTPMVISMVATGEEAGNLDEMLSEVSIHYDDEVEYAVSRMSETLGPVLIAMLAGVVGFFALAIFLPMWDMVQTI; encoded by the coding sequence ATGCCACCATTTAAGTACAAAGCCATAAACGATCAAGGTGCCACAGTCTCCGGCACTATAGATGCCGCAGATCCCGGTGAGGCCCAGGAAAAGCTGGTCCGGCAGGGGCTTATTCCGCAGCAGGTCAGTACATCCAGGGAAGTGTTCGGGGATTTGAGCGGCAGGATCAACCTGTTTCTGGCCCGGGTCAGGCTCACAGACCTGGTCATATTCACCAAGCAGTTTCGCACCCTGATGAAGGCCGGCCTGCCCATGGGATCTTTGCTGGATGTCCTGGAGGAGCAGACCGAAAACCTGAAGCTCAAAAGAACAGCCGCCAGGATGAAAAAGGATATCCAGGAGGGTGGTACCCTGGCCGAGGCTTTTGAAAAGGAGCCCCAGATATTTTCTCAGTTGTACTGCAACATGATCCGGGCCGGCGAAAGCAGCGGACGCATGGTGGACGTACTGGACCGCCTCATCTACCTTATGCAGCACGAGCACAAGGTAAAATCGGATATAAAAAGCGCTCTGCGCTACCCGGTCATCGTGGTCATCGCCCTGTTTGCGGCGTTTCTTTTTCTGCTCACCTTTGTCATCCCCCAGTTTGTGGGCATATTCGAGGGGGCAGGCATTGAACTGCCCCTGCCCACGCGCATCAGCCTGGCTCTTTATCAGTGGATAGTGGTCTACTGGCCGGTGAGCGTGGGAACTGTCATTTCCCTGGCTGCAGGGCTGTATATCTTTTTGAGGACTGAAAAGGGGCAGTACGTCAAGGACCTGGTATTACTCAGGATCCCGGTGCTTGGCCCTGTTCTTCTAAAAGCGGCCATGTCCAGGTTTGCCTCCATCTTTTCCATTCTCCAGGCCAGCGGAGTCTCAGTCTTAAACGCCATGGACGTACTCACCGGGACCATAGGCAACAAGGTCATTTCCGGCGAATTCCAGCGCATCCAGGCAGAGCTGCGCCAGGGCAGAGGGATATCCGGCCCCCTGGGTCAGTCCAGGTTCTTCACCCCCATGGTCATCAGCATGGTGGCCACCGGGGAGGAAGCCGGAAACCTGGACGAAATGCTCTCCGAGGTCTCCATCCATTACGACGACGAGGTGGAATACGCTGTCAGCCGCATGTCCGAGACCCTGGGTCCGGTACTCATCGCCATGCTGGCCGGGGTGGTGGGCTTCTTCGCCCTGGCCATCTTTCTGCCCATGTGGGACATGGTGCAGACCATTTGA
- a CDS encoding CopG family antitoxin, which yields MKKNEYPQKTSISQADSLEAVSEFWDTHSLAEYWNETSEVHLEVRAEQRRRITLDPDIFSQVESQARSRGLLPQTLVNMWVAERLSMEKDG from the coding sequence ATGAAAAAAAATGAATATCCACAAAAAACCAGCATTTCTCAGGCAGATTCATTGGAGGCTGTCTCTGAATTCTGGGATACTCATAGCCTGGCCGAATACTGGAATGAAACCAGTGAAGTGCATTTGGAGGTCAGGGCAGAACAAAGGCGGCGTATCACTTTGGACCCGGATATATTCAGCCAGGTTGAATCTCAGGCCCGTTCCCGGGGATTATTGCCTCAAACGCTGGTAAATATGTGGGTAGCTGAACGTTTATCCATGGAAAAAGATGGGTGA
- a CDS encoding ATP-binding protein, with protein sequence MHDHASRQQHNMSQTVIPRAIDLHRITRLMEIFPVTAILGARQCGKTTMAGFFHADHLFDLENPRDMARLETPQLALEELTGLVVIDEIQRLPDLFPLLRHLVDTIPDQKYLILGSASRELLRQGSESLAGRMGLYHLGCLHTLDVTSSSDLWLRGGYPRALLAKDDFSAFLWLENYITAFLEQDIPALGIVIPARTLRRFWSMLSHYHGQLLNYSELSTSFGISDMTARKYLDILAGTFMVRTLQPWHPNVSKRLVKRPKLYIRDSGLFHSLMGIDSMDTLLGHPKLGASWEGFALENVCFCLGKHDQELAFYRTHGGAELDLFWKHGGRNWGVEFKFADAPRKTKSMDVVRKDLDLAHLWVVYPGRDRYRLSEDITVLPLRDIRAGWEYSIVHTLCHAKG encoded by the coding sequence ATGCATGATCACGCCTCCAGGCAGCAGCACAACATGAGCCAGACAGTCATTCCAAGAGCCATTGATCTTCACAGGATCACCCGACTGATGGAAATATTCCCGGTGACCGCCATCCTTGGCGCCAGACAGTGCGGCAAGACGACCATGGCCGGTTTTTTCCATGCCGACCACCTCTTCGACCTGGAAAATCCCAGGGACATGGCCAGGCTGGAGACCCCACAGCTGGCTCTGGAAGAACTCACCGGGCTCGTAGTCATCGACGAAATCCAGCGCCTGCCTGATCTCTTTCCCCTGCTCAGGCACCTTGTAGACACCATCCCGGACCAGAAATACCTGATACTGGGCAGCGCATCCAGAGAGCTTCTTCGGCAAGGCAGCGAATCCCTTGCCGGTCGGATGGGCTTGTACCATCTGGGCTGCCTGCACACCCTGGATGTGACTTCTTCCAGTGACCTCTGGCTGCGTGGCGGCTACCCCAGGGCCCTTCTGGCCAAAGACGATTTCTCGGCCTTTCTCTGGCTTGAAAACTATATCACTGCCTTTCTGGAGCAGGACATCCCGGCCCTGGGCATTGTAATTCCCGCCAGAACACTGCGCCGGTTCTGGTCCATGCTCAGTCATTATCACGGGCAGCTGCTCAACTACTCTGAGCTGTCAACTTCCTTTGGCATCAGCGACATGACGGCGAGGAAATACCTGGATATCCTGGCTGGAACCTTCATGGTCCGTACACTTCAGCCCTGGCACCCCAACGTTTCCAAACGACTGGTAAAGCGCCCCAAGCTCTACATCCGGGATTCGGGTCTGTTCCACTCACTCATGGGCATCGACTCCATGGACACCCTGCTGGGCCATCCTAAGCTCGGGGCCTCGTGGGAGGGATTTGCCCTGGAAAATGTTTGCTTCTGCCTGGGCAAACACGACCAGGAACTGGCTTTTTACCGCACCCATGGAGGTGCTGAACTCGATCTGTTCTGGAAGCACGGTGGACGAAACTGGGGAGTGGAATTCAAGTTTGCCGACGCCCCGCGAAAAACCAAATCCATGGATGTGGTCAGGAAAGACCTTGACCTGGCTCATCTCTGGGTAGTCTATCCAGGTCGGGACAGATACAGGCTGTCCGAGGATATAACCGTACTGCCGCTGCGCGACATCCGGGCCGGGTGGGAATACAGTATTGTTCACACGCTCTGTCACGCCAAGGGGTGA
- a CDS encoding type II secretion system protein, with protein MESVAQRKGQGGFTLIELIAVLVILGILAAVAVPRFVDFQDEAEIASANAQGANITSASALNAAKAQVYQVSAFGTIEPNPVNVEDCSLGEIQKLEDDFMAEFDTEQFDIDTSTGFDEESVGKFLLHTVTDHEDPDDFETDTVDCWVIIADED; from the coding sequence ATGGAAAGTGTAGCGCAAAGAAAAGGACAGGGCGGTTTTACTTTAATTGAATTAATTGCGGTATTGGTGATTCTTGGCATTCTGGCGGCAGTAGCAGTACCCAGGTTTGTAGATTTCCAAGATGAGGCAGAGATAGCTTCAGCAAATGCCCAGGGAGCAAACATAACTTCTGCTAGCGCCCTTAACGCTGCCAAGGCTCAAGTATATCAAGTAAGTGCTTTCGGTACTATTGAACCTAATCCAGTAAATGTTGAAGATTGTAGTTTAGGGGAAATACAAAAGTTGGAAGATGACTTTATGGCTGAATTTGACACTGAACAATTCGATATCGACACTTCAACAGGGTTCGACGAAGAATCTGTAGGAAAATTTTTATTGCATACTGTAACAGACCACGAAGATCCTGACGATTTTGAGACTGACACAGTAGATTGCTGGGTAATTATTGCTGATGAAGACTAA
- a CDS encoding CopG family antitoxin, producing MQKENKMKNYHRDELPVSFDSIADAADFWESHDSADYEAYMEDVQFNVDINRHVYLIPVAESVLEKVRNKAKHQGVSTETLVNMLLQEHA from the coding sequence ATGCAAAAAGAAAATAAAATGAAAAATTATCATAGAGATGAGTTGCCTGTATCTTTTGATTCTATAGCTGATGCGGCAGATTTCTGGGAAAGCCATGATTCTGCTGATTACGAAGCTTATATGGAAGATGTTCAGTTTAATGTTGATATTAACCGTCATGTTTATCTTATTCCTGTAGCAGAATCTGTTCTTGAAAAAGTACGGAATAAGGCCAAGCACCAGGGAGTATCTACAGAAACATTAGTTAATATGCTCCTTCAAGAGCATGCTTGA
- a CDS encoding BrnT family toxin, producing the protein MLINSIIWLSDIIDKLEKKHAVTTNDVENIFKDLPVFHRIERGKVKGEHVYRALGRTDSGRYLVVFFIYKRTHEALVISARDMTEKEKKIYAKRK; encoded by the coding sequence ATGCTTATTAATAGTATTATCTGGCTTTCTGATATTATCGATAAACTGGAGAAGAAACATGCTGTCACTACGAATGACGTCGAGAATATTTTTAAAGATCTTCCTGTTTTTCACAGGATAGAAAGAGGTAAGGTCAAGGGAGAACATGTTTACAGGGCTCTTGGAAGGACAGATTCTGGCAGATACCTTGTCGTATTTTTCATTTATAAACGAACACATGAAGCTCTGGTGATATCAGCTCGTGATATGACTGAAAAGGAGAAGAAAATATATGCAAAAAGAAAATAA
- a CDS encoding DUF4258 domain-containing protein codes for MDDNLIARLVDSGNYQFRKHAAERAAERGIDPLDVKEAILNGKIIEHYPDDPRGYSFLVSGKSREIKYTHIVCGYQDGILWIITVYEPDPEDWHDPYQRRC; via the coding sequence ATGGACGATAACCTGATTGCAAGGCTGGTAGATTCAGGAAATTACCAGTTCAGAAAACATGCTGCAGAAAGAGCTGCTGAACGGGGAATCGACCCTCTTGATGTGAAAGAGGCCATTCTCAACGGAAAAATTATTGAACATTACCCTGATGATCCCAGAGGATACTCTTTTCTGGTCAGCGGTAAATCCCGAGAGATCAAATATACACACATCGTGTGCGGATATCAGGATGGTATCTTATGGATCATCACGGTCTATGAACCTGATCCTGAGGACTGGCATGACCCATACCAAAGGAGATGCTGA